A portion of the uncultured Bacteroides sp. genome contains these proteins:
- a CDS encoding metallophosphoesterase, which produces MIQRILAILAIALIIPDIYIYRIHIIRLTDSLFLRTLYFVPSLLLLAGLVFLILSAEGSFISQHSRWVGWFAVLFFLFTLPKILFMLCSLIGLPFKFALHWPQTPFIYAGLILAASLAGIILYGSFVGKTRFEVKEVNFASSKLPKAFNGYRIVQLSDIHIGSWEGNEKAMQEAVNKVNALNPDLIVFTGDLVNNRADELDGFQDILAKLKAKDGIYSILGNHDYGPYYRWKSKIDQAKNLVELEKRQKQLDWKLLNNSHAILHKANDSIALIGVENEGEPPFSQHGDLPRASEGTENMFQLLLSHNPTHWRREVLPKSNVDLMLAGHTHAMQMAWGHHSPSSFVYPEWSGMYKEGERGLYVNVGLGFVGIPFRFGAWPEITVITLQAN; this is translated from the coding sequence ATGATACAACGAATATTAGCCATTCTGGCAATCGCTCTTATTATTCCTGACATCTATATTTATCGGATACATATCATCCGATTAACAGATAGTTTATTTTTGCGTACGCTCTATTTTGTCCCTTCTTTACTCCTTTTAGCGGGACTGGTTTTTCTCATTCTCTCCGCGGAAGGTTCGTTTATAAGCCAGCACAGTCGCTGGGTAGGTTGGTTCGCAGTCCTCTTTTTCCTATTTACATTGCCCAAGATACTCTTTATGCTTTGCTCACTCATCGGACTACCTTTCAAATTTGCACTCCACTGGCCTCAAACGCCTTTTATTTATGCGGGATTGATACTGGCTGCTTCACTTGCAGGCATTATACTATACGGTTCGTTCGTGGGCAAAACACGTTTTGAAGTCAAAGAGGTAAACTTTGCCTCTTCCAAACTACCAAAAGCCTTCAACGGTTATCGCATCGTGCAATTATCGGATATTCACATCGGTAGTTGGGAGGGCAATGAAAAGGCAATGCAAGAAGCGGTGAACAAAGTGAACGCATTGAATCCTGATTTGATTGTATTCACCGGCGATTTAGTGAATAACCGTGCCGACGAACTCGATGGTTTTCAGGATATTCTAGCCAAACTGAAAGCTAAAGATGGTATTTATTCCATCTTAGGTAATCATGATTACGGCCCCTACTATCGTTGGAAAAGTAAGATTGATCAAGCAAAGAATCTGGTTGAACTGGAAAAAAGGCAAAAGCAATTGGATTGGAAACTGCTAAATAATTCTCATGCTATTCTGCACAAGGCTAATGATAGTATTGCATTAATAGGAGTAGAAAATGAAGGAGAGCCCCCTTTCTCTCAGCATGGTGATTTACCCAGAGCCTCAGAAGGTACAGAAAACATGTTTCAATTATTACTTAGTCATAACCCGACTCACTGGAGAAGAGAAGTTCTTCCGAAGTCAAATGTGGATCTGATGCTTGCCGGACATACACACGCTATGCAGATGGCATGGGGACACCACTCGCCTTCTTCATTCGTTTACCCGGAATGGAGCGGAATGTACAAAGAAGGGGAACGTGGATTGTATGTCAATGTGGGGCTAGGCTTCGTGGGAATACCTTTCCGCTTTGGTGCATGGCCGGAGATTACCGTGATTACTCTTCAAGCTAACTGA
- a CDS encoding DinB family protein produces the protein MAFQKSLESIDFSHITDGVSKVIATEEQVLIGLSQETITLKRNKQNRTIKQILGHLVDSASNNHQRMIRLQYTEHLVFPDYRQDNDLWIALQDYQHTNWKDLIQLWKYYNLHIIQVIKSVDQTKLNNDWYDFEGTKVTLAEMIEGYLDHLHLHMNEIHELIES, from the coding sequence ATTGCCTTTCAAAAATCTTTAGAAAGCATTGATTTTTCTCACATCACAGATGGAGTTTCGAAGGTTATAGCAACCGAAGAACAAGTATTGATTGGTTTATCACAAGAAACAATCACGTTAAAACGCAACAAGCAAAACAGAACCATCAAACAAATCCTTGGTCATCTGGTCGACTCGGCATCCAACAATCACCAACGGATGATCCGGTTGCAATACACAGAACATTTAGTCTTCCCCGACTATCGTCAAGATAATGACTTGTGGATTGCCTTGCAGGACTATCAACATACTAATTGGAAAGATCTTATTCAATTATGGAAATACTATAATCTCCACATCATTCAGGTTATAAAATCTGTTGATCAGACTAAACTAAACAATGATTGGTACGATTTTGAAGGTACAAAAGTTACTTTAGCCGAAATGATAGAAGGCTATCTGGATCATCTGCATCTGCACATGAATGAGATTCACGAATTGATAGAAAGCTGA
- the hisB gene encoding bifunctional histidinol-phosphatase/imidazoleglycerol-phosphate dehydratase HisB, with protein sequence MKKKVLFIDRDGTLVIEPPVDYQLDSLEKLEFYPKVFRNLAFIRSKLDFEFVMVTNQDGLGTASFPEETFWPAHNLMLKTLKGEGISFDDTLIDRSMPADNAPTRKPHTGMLTKYIDNPEYDLAASFVIGDRPTDVELAKNLGCRAIYLQESVAELEEKGLADVCVLATTDWDKVAEFLFAGERKAEVRRTTKETDIFVSLNLDGDGSCDITTGLGFFDHMLEQIGKHSGMDLTIKVKGDLEIDEHHTIEDTAIALGDCIYKALGNKRGIERYGYALPMDDCLCQVCLDFGGRPWLVWDADFKREKIGEMPTEMFLHFFKSLSDAARMNLNIKAEGQNEHHKIEGIFKALARALKMAIKRDIYHFELPSSKGVL encoded by the coding sequence ATGAAAAAGAAAGTATTATTTATAGATAGAGACGGTACACTCGTCATTGAACCACCGGTAGACTATCAACTCGATTCGCTAGAGAAGTTGGAATTCTATCCCAAAGTATTTCGTAATCTGGCATTCATCCGTAGCAAGCTCGACTTTGAGTTTGTGATGGTGACGAATCAGGATGGCTTAGGAACAGCTTCTTTCCCCGAAGAGACCTTTTGGCCGGCACACAACCTGATGTTGAAAACTTTAAAAGGCGAAGGCATCTCGTTCGATGACACCCTGATAGACCGCAGTATGCCTGCCGATAATGCACCTACCCGCAAGCCGCACACAGGCATGTTGACGAAGTATATCGATAATCCCGAGTACGATCTTGCTGCAAGTTTCGTGATTGGTGATCGCCCTACAGACGTGGAACTGGCAAAGAACCTTGGCTGTCGTGCCATTTATCTGCAAGAATCCGTAGCCGAACTGGAAGAGAAAGGACTTGCCGATGTTTGTGTGTTGGCCACAACCGACTGGGATAAAGTGGCGGAATTTCTATTTGCCGGAGAGCGTAAAGCGGAAGTACGTCGTACAACGAAGGAAACCGACATCTTCGTTTCCTTGAACTTAGATGGTGATGGCTCATGCGATATCACTACCGGCCTCGGCTTCTTCGACCACATGTTAGAACAGATTGGTAAGCACTCAGGCATGGACTTAACGATTAAAGTAAAAGGAGATCTGGAGATAGACGAACATCACACCATTGAAGATACCGCCATTGCCTTGGGTGATTGCATCTACAAAGCGCTGGGCAATAAACGAGGTATAGAGCGTTATGGCTATGCTTTGCCTATGGACGATTGTCTTTGTCAGGTCTGTCTCGACTTTGGCGGACGTCCCTGGTTAGTGTGGGATGCCGACTTCAAACGTGAGAAGATAGGGGAGATGCCGACTGAAATGTTCCTGCACTTCTTCAAGTCGCTTAGCGATGCTGCCCGTATGAACCTAAACATCAAAGCCGAGGGGCAGAACGAACATCACAAGATAGAGGGTATATTCAAAGCTTTAGCCCGTGCGTTGAAGATGGCCATCAAAAGAGATATCTATCATTTTGAGTTGCCAAGTTCTAAAGGAGTGCTTTAA
- a CDS encoding transcriptional repressor translates to MTNAVEYLLNHQVKPSVQRMAIMEYLLEHKTHPSVEEIYSALSPAIPTLSKTTVYNTLRLLVDQGAAQMLTIDERNVCFDGDITPHSHFLCKKCGKIYDLFLQVDMKEVVANDIEGHQVTEIHYYYKGVCKNCLNNK, encoded by the coding sequence ATGACAAACGCAGTAGAATATCTACTTAACCACCAGGTAAAACCATCTGTGCAACGCATGGCAATTATGGAGTATTTGTTGGAACATAAAACTCACCCTTCTGTTGAAGAAATCTATTCGGCACTCTCTCCTGCAATACCTACGCTGTCAAAAACAACGGTTTACAATACATTAAGACTATTGGTTGATCAAGGGGCAGCACAGATGCTCACAATTGATGAGCGAAATGTTTGTTTTGATGGCGACATCACTCCTCATTCACATTTCTTATGTAAGAAGTGTGGCAAGATTTATGATCTATTCCTTCAAGTGGATATGAAAGAGGTGGTGGCAAACGATATAGAGGGACATCAGGTGACTGAAATTCATTACTACTATAAAGGGGTCTGTAAGAATTGTTTAAATAATAAGTGA
- a CDS encoding class I fructose-bisphosphate aldolase, producing the protein MSSTKISNLLGDQAEYYLGHVSKTIEKSLIHVPSPTIIDDVWISSDRNLPTLNSLQALLGHGRLANTGYLSILPVDQGIEHTAGASFAPNPLYFDPENIVKLAIEGGCNAVASTYGVLGSVARKYAHKIPFIVKLNHNELLTYPNTYDQVMFGTVKEAWNMGAVAVGATIYFGSEESRRQLIEVSEAFEYAHELGMATILWCYLRNSGFKKDGVDYHSAADLTGQANHLGVTIQADIVKQKLPTNNGGFSAINFAKTDKRVYTQLSSEHPIDLCRYQVANGYMGRVGLINSGGESNGASDLKDAVITAVVNKRAGGMGLISGRKAFQKPMKDGVELLNTIQDVYLDSTVTIA; encoded by the coding sequence ATGAGTAGTACTAAAATTAGTAATTTGTTGGGCGACCAAGCCGAATATTATCTTGGTCACGTTAGTAAAACAATAGAGAAATCTCTTATTCATGTTCCTTCTCCAACTATTATAGATGATGTTTGGATCTCTTCGGATAGAAATCTTCCTACATTGAATAGCTTGCAGGCATTGCTCGGTCACGGTAGGTTGGCCAATACGGGTTATTTGTCTATTTTGCCTGTTGATCAGGGTATAGAGCATACTGCAGGTGCTTCTTTTGCACCCAATCCGCTCTACTTTGATCCGGAAAATATTGTGAAATTAGCCATTGAAGGCGGATGTAACGCAGTTGCTTCAACGTATGGCGTTTTGGGATCTGTGGCACGTAAATATGCGCACAAGATACCTTTTATCGTGAAGTTGAATCACAATGAGTTGCTGACTTATCCGAACACGTACGATCAGGTTATGTTTGGCACGGTAAAAGAGGCATGGAATATGGGAGCTGTGGCTGTTGGTGCAACCATTTATTTTGGTTCTGAAGAAAGCAGGCGACAATTGATCGAGGTGTCTGAAGCTTTTGAGTATGCACATGAACTGGGTATGGCAACCATCTTGTGGTGTTATCTGAGGAATAGCGGTTTTAAGAAAGATGGTGTGGATTATCATTCAGCAGCCGACCTCACCGGGCAGGCTAATCATTTGGGAGTGACCATTCAGGCGGATATTGTGAAACAAAAACTGCCTACCAATAATGGTGGATTCTCGGCTATTAACTTTGCCAAGACGGATAAACGGGTTTATACGCAACTGAGTTCAGAACACCCTATTGATTTATGTCGTTATCAGGTAGCCAATGGCTATATGGGCAGAGTTGGTTTGATTAATTCCGGTGGAGAATCAAACGGTGCTTCAGATTTGAAAGACGCTGTAATTACGGCTGTAGTCAACAAGAGAGCCGGTGGCATGGGATTGATCAGCGGACGAAAGGCATTCCAGAAACCAATGAAAGATGGAGTGGAACTGCTGAATACCATTCAGGATGTTTATTTGGATTCTACGGTAACGATTGCTTAA
- a CDS encoding exonuclease SbcCD subunit D C-terminal domain-containing protein: MVRILHTADWHLGQSFFGFERAEEHQHFLDWLAVELKQNNIDVLIIAGDVFDVSNPSAASQRMFYRFLSRVTSENPSLQLVIVAGNHDSAARLEAPLPLLQEMRTEIKGVVPKKEGVLLYDELIVELKNAAGEVEALCMAVPFLRQGDYPSVETEGNPYAAGVKEFYKQLLEHALLRKSDKQAVVAIGHLQATGSEIAERDYSERTIIGGLECVSPETFDERIAYTALGHTHKAQRVSGRENVRYAGSPLPMSFAERNYKQGAVLVTLADGKLQSIERREYIPLVSLLSVPLGEAVSPEEVLELLRNLPAKTDSNLAPYLEVKVLLTEPEPMFRNQVEEVLQDKHVRLARIVSAYRKEQGSDSTEQQMTEGLEAMDPLQIARSAFERIYQAEMPDDMVALFQEAYQALSVGDNQ; this comes from the coding sequence ATGGTACGTATACTGCATACTGCCGACTGGCATTTGGGACAAAGTTTCTTTGGCTTTGAGCGTGCGGAGGAACATCAACACTTTCTCGATTGGCTCGCTGTTGAACTGAAACAGAACAACATTGATGTGCTTATTATAGCGGGCGATGTGTTTGATGTATCCAACCCTTCTGCGGCTTCCCAACGGATGTTCTATCGTTTTCTCAGTCGCGTTACTAGCGAGAACCCTTCACTGCAATTAGTGATTGTTGCCGGCAATCATGACTCGGCGGCACGTTTGGAAGCACCCCTGCCGTTGCTACAGGAGATGCGTACGGAGATTAAGGGTGTTGTACCTAAAAAGGAAGGCGTGTTGCTCTATGATGAGCTCATTGTGGAGTTAAAGAATGCAGCCGGCGAAGTGGAAGCGTTGTGCATGGCTGTGCCTTTTTTGCGCCAAGGTGATTATCCTTCGGTAGAGACGGAAGGAAATCCGTATGCTGCGGGCGTGAAGGAGTTTTATAAACAACTCTTGGAACATGCCTTGTTGCGGAAGAGTGACAAGCAGGCCGTGGTGGCCATCGGACATTTACAAGCCACAGGCTCTGAAATAGCCGAACGAGATTATAGTGAGAGAACCATTATTGGAGGCTTGGAATGTGTATCACCCGAAACGTTCGATGAACGGATTGCTTATACGGCTCTGGGACATACACACAAAGCGCAACGTGTGTCCGGTAGGGAGAATGTACGCTATGCCGGCAGTCCGCTGCCTATGTCGTTTGCCGAGCGAAACTACAAACAGGGTGCGGTGTTGGTAACATTGGCTGATGGAAAGCTTCAATCCATAGAGAGGAGGGAATATATTCCGCTTGTTTCCTTGCTTAGCGTGCCCTTGGGTGAAGCTGTTTCACCGGAAGAAGTGTTGGAACTATTGAGGAATCTTCCTGCAAAAACGGATTCGAACCTTGCTCCTTATCTGGAAGTAAAAGTGTTGCTTACTGAACCCGAACCGATGTTCCGCAATCAGGTAGAGGAGGTGCTGCAAGACAAGCATGTTCGCTTGGCCCGTATTGTTTCCGCTTACCGCAAAGAGCAAGGTTCTGACTCAACTGAACAGCAGATGACGGAAGGCTTGGAGGCTATGGATCCTTTGCAAATAGCCCGATCTGCTTTCGAAAGAATTTATCAGGCTGAGATGCCCGATGATATGGTTGCTCTTTTTCAAGAGGCTTATCAGGCATTGTCTGTAGGCGACAATCAATAA
- a CDS encoding NAD(+) synthase — protein MNHGFVKVAAAVPHVKVADCKTNAQQIENIIVNAEKEGVQLVVFPELCISGYTCGDLFAQQLLIEEAEMALVQILNNTRQLGIISVLGMPLGVDSMLLNAAVVIQRGKILGIVPKTYLPNYKEFYEQRWFTSAAAAATLTSMRLCGERVPLGVNLVFDACGTTFGIEICEDLWSAIPPSSALALQGAEILLNLSASNESIGKHTYLRSLISQQSARCIAGYVFASCGFGESTTDIVFSGNGLIYENGTLLAGSQRFSHEEQLIISEIDAERLRSERRTNTTFATNRSLFVIKEPIHVQAELVNTKELNLTRTLDAHPFVPQGEALKERCEEIFSIQVGGLSQRIVHTAAKTAVIGISGGLDSTLALLVCVKTFDKLGLSRDGILGITMPGFGTTDRTYNNALDLMRSLGVSIREIDIKAACIQHFADIGHDINVHDVTYENSQARERTQILMDIANQTNGMVIGTGDLSELALGWATYNGDHMSMYGVNSSIPKTLVKYLVQWVAENGVDEASRITLLDIVDTPISPELIPADENGNIIQKTEDLVGPYELHDFFLYHFMRFGFRPAKILYLASLAFKEVYDRDTIKKWLHTFFRRFFAQQFKRSCLPDGPKVGSISISPRGDWRMPSDASSAAWLQEIEEL, from the coding sequence GTGAATCATGGATTTGTGAAAGTAGCAGCAGCAGTGCCTCACGTAAAGGTTGCCGACTGCAAAACGAACGCCCAACAAATAGAAAACATTATTGTTAATGCTGAAAAAGAAGGTGTACAACTCGTTGTATTTCCTGAACTGTGCATTAGTGGATATACGTGTGGGGATCTTTTCGCACAACAATTACTTATCGAAGAAGCCGAAATGGCTCTTGTACAGATACTGAACAACACCCGTCAACTTGGTATTATCTCTGTCCTGGGTATGCCGCTAGGTGTCGATTCGATGCTATTAAATGCAGCAGTGGTCATTCAAAGAGGGAAAATATTAGGAATCGTTCCTAAAACTTATCTACCTAATTATAAAGAATTCTACGAACAACGATGGTTCACCTCGGCTGCCGCCGCCGCAACGCTAACAAGCATGCGCCTTTGCGGAGAAAGAGTACCTCTTGGAGTCAACCTCGTATTTGACGCTTGCGGCACCACTTTTGGAATTGAGATTTGCGAAGATCTGTGGTCAGCTATTCCTCCAAGCTCAGCACTCGCTTTGCAAGGTGCCGAAATATTACTGAATCTTTCGGCCAGCAACGAAAGCATCGGCAAGCATACTTACCTGCGTTCACTTATCAGTCAGCAGTCTGCCCGATGCATAGCAGGTTATGTGTTTGCTTCATGCGGATTTGGTGAGTCTACCACCGATATCGTCTTTTCCGGTAACGGACTTATCTACGAAAACGGTACATTATTGGCAGGTAGCCAGCGATTCTCGCACGAAGAACAACTCATTATCAGTGAAATAGATGCAGAACGCCTGCGTTCAGAACGACGTACCAATACCACTTTTGCTACCAACCGATCTTTGTTCGTCATTAAAGAGCCCATTCATGTTCAGGCAGAATTGGTAAATACCAAGGAATTGAACTTAACCCGTACGCTCGATGCACATCCGTTTGTGCCGCAAGGAGAAGCATTGAAAGAACGTTGCGAAGAAATCTTTTCCATTCAGGTGGGCGGATTGTCACAACGCATTGTGCATACCGCAGCAAAAACAGCCGTCATAGGTATCTCCGGTGGATTGGATTCTACACTTGCCCTGCTCGTTTGCGTCAAAACATTCGATAAACTGGGGCTTTCTCGTGATGGCATTCTGGGAATTACCATGCCCGGCTTCGGCACAACCGATCGAACCTATAACAATGCTTTGGATTTGATGCGGTCACTCGGTGTCTCCATCCGTGAGATAGACATCAAAGCGGCCTGCATCCAACACTTTGCGGACATAGGGCACGATATCAATGTGCACGATGTGACATACGAAAATTCTCAGGCTCGGGAACGCACGCAAATCTTGATGGACATAGCCAATCAAACCAATGGAATGGTGATCGGCACAGGAGATCTTTCGGAACTGGCACTGGGATGGGCTACGTACAACGGCGACCACATGTCGATGTATGGCGTTAACTCCAGCATCCCTAAAACATTAGTAAAATACTTGGTGCAATGGGTGGCAGAAAACGGAGTGGACGAAGCATCTCGCATCACCTTATTAGATATAGTCGATACTCCTATCAGTCCCGAGTTGATTCCAGCCGATGAGAATGGCAATATCATACAAAAGACGGAAGATCTTGTCGGCCCTTACGAATTGCACGACTTCTTTCTCTATCACTTTATGCGTTTCGGATTTCGCCCCGCCAAAATACTCTATCTGGCTTCCCTCGCTTTTAAAGAGGTGTACGACCGTGATACGATAAAGAAATGGCTGCATACATTCTTCCGCCGTTTCTTCGCCCAACAGTTCAAGCGTTCTTGCTTGCCCGACGGTCCGAAAGTAGGAAGCATCTCCATCAGTCCCCGTGGCGACTGGCGTATGCCAAGTGACGCCTCATCGGCCGCCTGGTTACAGGAGATTGAAGAGCTATAA
- a CDS encoding AAA family ATPase: protein MKILSIRLKNLASIEGMFEVDFTAEPLLSAGIFAISGPTGAGKSTILDALCLALYDKAPRFAASGESLYLQDVGDNLINQSDVRNILRRGTGEGFAEVDFLAATGRRYRSRWSVRRARSKSTGSLQPQVMEIIDLDTEEELQGTKTELLAQLTVLVGLTYDQFTRTVLLAQNDFATFLKSKESAKAELLEKLTGTEIYSRISREVYAHSKAADEAFRRVKESVGLIELLPQEEVDILMREKGELIVLREAGVKQLSALKEQLTTLRTFVLQQELFAKKQQEEGAQSTKLKELEAGLGIRIQNIETFRQQCVALQPELNKARALDVQIQTAQKVYAQANDSLQTVHKQTEEGRAVVVAKEKRMLAYRGELHSPDLRQIMAAEELRGETHGVVARENTESSDVAGAVPSIESELQQAEMTLFQAEKLLLLLQQADDELQVRLNAFGIEALGKEQTRLTQEQTRLQQVRQTALDWSKVLHELQELTVQLSALRVKRENSEKEMDGLAQQFTLKETQVKTLQRVYDNARMAMNQSVSELRGQLLEGEACPVCGSKEHPYGGHGEVADTIYRGIEQEYQAASAELQQLNNRTISLKSELIHLQREEGQLSSQFGARQEQESALSAQLMQQAGNEFALSLSVERQEAKDLSILFAARKQEAERLFKSFEEQLEGVKLHLHELSVKLHQYQQLYTEWQQQDGKVKRLRNSCEALRSTISASHLLLQEVEAAKEKLSLLLASEEKEQKRFTTASEELQRYRTERGALLRGKTVDAAEAAVRHKETELNTLLDTDRKEVELCRSRIAGLQGEMRQLNSTIQELAEKKALIESPDSLPETIAVQQTANEENDRKFSLLEAKLLQQEQNRIRLQSIEKELKEKQEIAVRWEKLNKLIGSADGNKFKVIAQSYTLNLLLLHANKHLSYLSRRYKLQQVPETLALQVVDGDMCDEVRTVYSLSGGESFLISLALALGLSSLSSNNLQVESLFIDEGFGSLDADSLRTAMEALEMLQMQGRKIGVISHVQEMSERIAVQVRVHKSVNGKSRIEIS, encoded by the coding sequence ATGAAAATACTCTCTATCCGATTAAAGAATCTGGCATCCATAGAAGGAATGTTTGAAGTTGATTTTACCGCAGAACCTCTTTTATCAGCCGGTATCTTTGCAATATCCGGACCTACGGGTGCAGGAAAGTCGACGATACTTGATGCGCTTTGTCTGGCACTTTACGACAAAGCACCCCGCTTTGCTGCTTCGGGTGAGAGCCTCTATCTGCAGGATGTGGGCGATAACTTAATCAATCAGTCGGATGTCCGGAATATATTGCGAAGAGGCACAGGAGAGGGATTCGCTGAGGTTGATTTTCTGGCGGCTACGGGGCGTCGCTATCGTTCTCGTTGGTCGGTGCGCAGAGCCAGAAGCAAATCGACAGGTTCATTGCAGCCCCAGGTGATGGAGATCATTGATCTGGATACTGAAGAGGAGTTGCAAGGTACAAAAACAGAACTACTTGCGCAGTTGACTGTATTGGTGGGGTTGACTTATGATCAGTTTACCCGTACGGTATTGTTAGCTCAGAACGATTTTGCTACCTTTCTGAAATCAAAGGAATCGGCAAAGGCGGAACTTTTGGAAAAATTGACAGGAACGGAGATTTACTCACGTATCTCTCGCGAGGTGTATGCGCATAGCAAGGCAGCCGATGAGGCTTTCAGGCGAGTGAAGGAGAGTGTGGGGCTCATCGAATTGTTGCCTCAAGAGGAAGTAGACATCTTGATGAGAGAAAAGGGAGAACTTATTGTGCTTCGTGAAGCAGGAGTGAAGCAGCTCTCAGCACTAAAGGAGCAGCTCACTACGCTTCGTACTTTCGTTCTTCAACAGGAACTATTTGCTAAGAAGCAACAAGAAGAAGGGGCACAAAGTACCAAGTTGAAAGAATTAGAAGCAGGATTGGGAATTCGCATACAAAACATAGAAACTTTCCGGCAACAATGTGTGGCTTTGCAACCGGAGTTGAACAAGGCACGTGCATTGGATGTACAGATACAAACAGCGCAAAAGGTTTATGCTCAGGCTAATGATTCTTTGCAAACCGTACACAAACAGACTGAAGAGGGCAGGGCAGTAGTGGTGGCGAAGGAGAAACGTATGCTGGCTTATCGGGGAGAATTGCATTCGCCTGATTTGCGTCAGATTATGGCTGCTGAGGAATTGAGAGGGGAAACCCACGGTGTGGTTGCAAGAGAAAATACAGAATCAAGTGATGTCGCTGGAGCTGTACCCAGCATAGAATCTGAATTGCAGCAGGCAGAAATGACTTTATTTCAGGCTGAAAAATTGCTCTTACTGCTTCAGCAAGCAGATGATGAGTTGCAGGTTCGCCTGAATGCTTTTGGTATCGAAGCATTGGGCAAGGAGCAAACTCGCCTGACGCAAGAACAAACTCGCTTGCAGCAAGTCCGGCAGACAGCTTTGGACTGGAGCAAGGTACTTCACGAGTTGCAAGAACTAACCGTTCAACTTTCCGCATTGCGTGTCAAGAGAGAGAATTCGGAAAAAGAAATGGACGGGTTGGCTCAGCAGTTTACTCTCAAAGAGACGCAGGTTAAGACGCTCCAACGAGTGTATGATAATGCACGCATGGCTATGAATCAGAGTGTATCAGAGTTGCGTGGCCAACTTCTTGAGGGAGAGGCTTGTCCTGTATGTGGCAGTAAGGAACATCCTTACGGCGGGCACGGCGAAGTGGCCGATACAATCTATCGGGGCATAGAACAGGAGTATCAGGCAGCTTCGGCGGAATTGCAACAATTAAATAATCGCACGATTTCCTTGAAGAGTGAACTCATTCATTTGCAGCGGGAAGAAGGACAATTATCTTCTCAGTTCGGTGCACGGCAGGAGCAAGAAAGTGCACTCTCGGCACAACTAATGCAGCAGGCCGGAAATGAATTTGCTCTTTCGCTTTCGGTGGAACGGCAGGAAGCGAAAGATCTCTCTATTCTGTTTGCTGCTCGTAAGCAAGAAGCTGAGCGATTATTCAAATCCTTTGAGGAACAACTGGAAGGTGTAAAGTTGCATCTTCACGAACTTTCAGTGAAACTACACCAATACCAACAACTCTATACTGAGTGGCAACAACAGGATGGAAAGGTGAAGCGATTGCGCAACAGTTGCGAGGCGCTACGTAGCACTATTTCAGCGAGTCATCTGTTGTTGCAGGAAGTGGAAGCAGCCAAGGAAAAGTTGAGTTTACTACTAGCTTCGGAGGAAAAAGAACAAAAGCGATTTACCACGGCAAGCGAAGAGTTGCAACGCTATCGAACAGAACGTGGAGCATTGTTACGAGGCAAGACCGTGGATGCGGCTGAAGCAGCTGTGCGTCATAAAGAAACCGAACTAAATACTTTGTTGGATACCGATCGCAAAGAAGTGGAACTTTGTCGTAGTCGTATAGCCGGTTTGCAAGGCGAAATGCGGCAACTAAATAGTACGATTCAGGAACTGGCTGAGAAAAAAGCATTGATTGAATCACCCGACAGTCTGCCTGAAACAATTGCTGTACAGCAAACGGCGAATGAGGAAAACGACCGGAAGTTTTCTCTGTTGGAGGCAAAACTGTTGCAGCAAGAACAAAATCGCATTCGTTTGCAAAGCATTGAGAAAGAACTGAAAGAGAAGCAGGAAATAGCGGTACGATGGGAAAAACTAAATAAGCTCATAGGGAGTGCGGATGGCAATAAATTTAAAGTGATAGCCCAAAGTTACACGCTCAATTTGCTATTGCTTCACGCCAATAAACACCTTTCTTACTTGTCTCGTCGTTATAAGTTGCAGCAAGTACCCGAAACTCTTGCCTTGCAAGTGGTAGATGGTGACATGTGCGACGAAGTACGCACGGTTTATTCGCTCTCGGGTGGTGAGTCGTTCCTTATTTCGTTGGCTTTAGCACTGGGTTTGTCTTCCTTATCAAGCAATAATTTGCAGGTAGAATCCTTGTTTATTGATGAAGGATTCGGATCACTTGACGCTGATAGTTTGCGCACTGCCATGGAAGCCCTTGAAATGTTGCAAATGCAAGGACGTAAGATCGGAGTCATCTCTCATGTACAGGAGATGAGCGAACGAATTGCCGTGCAGGTACGAGTTCATAAATCAGTCAATGGTAAAAGCCGGATTGAAATCAGTTAG